Within Deltaproteobacteria bacterium CG11_big_fil_rev_8_21_14_0_20_42_23, the genomic segment GCAAGCGGCTTTAGAAGATCACCCGCAAAACCCTTCTTAGGGGCTAGGGTACCAAGAACAGCTCCACTCCCTATAAAAGGTTCATAATAGTTTTTAAAATTATCTGGGAAGTAAGAAATAATTTCGTGTGCAAAACGTTGTTTATTGCCAACCCACTTTAAAAATTGAGTTTTAAAAGGCACTACCTTATCTTGAAGAACTATTTTCTTTTCTGAGAATAATTGGGTTTGTTGCATATAATGATCAATATTCTAAAGTGGAATAAATGTCAAATATTTAGCCTTGAATTCGATTTTAGAATAAGAGAACAACAATGTCTAGAATGCATAAAGAAAAACTTCTCTTTATAAAAATGATTCGGGATGAGCGTGTAATAAGACATTTAAACCAAGAAACACTGGCTCATATACTAAATGTCACCCAATCAATCATTAGTAAGAACGAGAGTGGAGACAGACAGATGGATTTCCTGGAATTAAGAAACTTCTGCATGGCTTTAGGCATAAAATTAGATGTGTTTGTAAAAAAATTTGAAAAAGAACTCAGAAAATTAAAAAACCAATGATACCAAATCCACAATTCAACAACTTGCCACTTAGTTTTTGGGCTCATGTACGCAGCCTCTCTCAATCGTTAGGATATACAATCCGAGGTACAGGTGATGTAAGAACACATTCGATTAGTCAAATAAGCGAAGGCATGTCTAGGCTTGGCTTAGCCACCCAGCATATTATAGATGAAAATAAAAAACCTAGTCCACTTGGCCAACTGCTTGTCGATTACTTCACATTTAGAGCTGATGTTCTGAATACAAACGTCAGAAACCACCTAATGGATAAAACAAAAGCTGAAGAGGTTTTTGAAGGGCTCAAATCAACTTTAAACCCAAAATGCCCTCTGCCAATGAATAAACAAAAGGGAGATAAGAAAAAACCTGCTTTCTTAACAGGTATAGTAA encodes:
- a CDS encoding transcriptional regulator, which gives rise to MSRMHKEKLLFIKMIRDERVIRHLNQETLAHILNVTQSIISKNESGDRQMDFLELRNFCMALGIKLDVFVKKFEKELRKLKNQ